The window caccttaagcaccttctaaacctcattttgcatcgtctcattctctttaaaatcactttaagcaccttctaaacaccattttgcatcgtctcattctctttaaagtcaccttaagcaccttctaaacaccattttgcatcgtctcattctctttaaagtcaccttaagcaccttctaaacctcattttgcatcgtctcattctctttaaagtcactttaagcaccttctaaacctcattttgcatcgtctcattctctttaaagtcactttaagcaccttctaaacctcattttgcatcgtctcattctctttaaagtcactttaagcaccttctaaacctcattttgcatcgtctcattctctttaaagtcaccttaagcaccttctaaacaccattttgcatcgtctcattctctttaaagtcactttaagcaccttctaaacctcattttgcatcgtctcattctctttaaagtcaccttaagcaccttctaaacaccattttgcatcgtctcattctctttaaagtcactttaagcaccttctaaacctcattttgcatcgtctcattctctttaaagtcaccttaagcaccttctaaacctcattttgcatcgtctcattctctttaaagtcactttaagcaccttctaaacaccattttgcatcgtctcattctctttaaagtcactttaagcaccttctaaacaccattttgcatcgtctcattctctttaaagtcactttaagcaccttctaaacctcattttgcatcgtctcattctctttaaagtcactttaagcaccttctaaacctcattttgcatcgtctcattctctttaaagtcaccttaagcaccttctaaacctcattttgcatcgtctcattctctttaaagtcaccttaagcaccttctaaacctcattttgcatcgtctcattctctttaaagtcaccttaagcaccttctaaacctcattttgcatcgtctcattctctttaaagtcaccttaagcaccttctaaacctcattttgcatcgtctcattctctttaaagtcaccttaagcaccttctaaacctcattttgcatcgtctcattctctttaaagtcaccttaagcaccttctaaacaccattttgcatcgtctcattctctttaaagtcactttaagcaccttctaaacaccattttgcatcgtctcattctctttaaagtcactttaagcaccttctaaacaccattttgcatcgtctcattctctttaaagtcactttaagcaccttctaaacctcattttgcatcgtctcattctctttaaagtcaccttaagcaccttctaaacaccattttgcatcgtctcattctctttaaagtcaccttaagcaccttctaaacctcattttgcatcgtctcattctctttaaagtcactttaagcaccttctaaacctcattttgcatcgtctcattctctttaaagtcaccttaagcaccttctaaacaccattttgcatcgtctcattctctttaaagtcactttaagcaccttctaaacctcattttgcatcgtctcattctctttaaagtctctttaagcaccttctaaacaccattttgcatcgtctcattctctttaaagtcactttaagcaccttctaaacctcattttgcatcgtctcattctctttaaagtcacctgaagcaccttctaaacaccattttgcatcgtctcattctctttaaagtcactttaagcaccttctaaacctcattttgcatcgtctcattctctttaaagtcaccttaagcaccttctaaacctcattttgcatcgtctcattctctttaaagtcaccttaagcagcttctaaacctcattttgcatcgtctcattctctttaaagtcactttaagcaccttctaaacctcattttgcatcgtctcattctctttaaagtcaccttaagcaccttctaaacaccattttgcatcgtctcattctctttaaagtcactttaagcaccttctaaacctcattttgcatcgtctcattctctttaaagtcaccttaagcaccttctaaacctcattttgcatcgtctcattctctttaaagtcactttaagcaccttctaaacaccattttgcatcgtctcattctctttaaagtcaccttaagcaccttctaaacctcattttgcatcgtctcattctctttaaagtcactttaagcaccttctaaacctcattttgcatcgtctcattctctttaaagtcaccttaagcaccttctaaacaccattttgcatcgtctcattctctttaaagtcactttaagcaccttctaaacctcattttgcatcgtctcattctctttaaagtcactttaagcaccttctaaacaccattttgcatcgtctcattctctttaaagtcaccttaagcaccttctaaacaccattttgcatcgtctcattctctttaaagtcaccttaagcaccttctaaatgtAGTGTCTTAGAAATGTAAGTAATATGTAAGCGTAGTATAAGTGATCGATGTAAGTTAGACATAAGTATATGTGTAAGGATTATAATAAAAGGTCAGTCGTTGATCAGCATTCGAACAAGCAACAAGTCCGCATAATAGTTGGCGACgaggaaaaaagcgaaaaaagtcAAGTCAAGTCAAGTCGAGTCAAAATGTCTTTGATTGGAAAGATTGAGCCCTTTGTAATGGGAGAAAGTATTAAGGAGTATTTGGAGAGGATGGATATCTTCTTCGATGTAAATGAAGTGGAGTCCGGGAAGAAAACAGTGATGCTGTTAACGCTGGGAGGAGCATCACTGTACAGTTTGATCTCAAAAATGGTGCTACCGGAGAAACCAAGCTCAGTGCCGTACGAAAAATTAGTGATCAAACTTAAAGAACAGTTGGAGCAGAAAGTGAACGTGGTAGCGGAGCGGTTCAACTTTAGGAACTGTATTCAAAAGAATCAATCAGTGGCGGAATATATAGTTGAACTAAAAGCGCTCGCACAAACATGTGAATTCAAATGCTGTCTGGTGGAAGCGTTGCGTGATCAGCTGGTTGCGGGTGTTCGAGATGATGGCCTGAGAAAGCGGCTTCTGCGTGAGACTGGTCTCACGTTCGAAGGAGCAGAAAGCATCGCCAGAACGTGGGAAGCTGCGGACGAGCAGAACGAAGCTTTTACGAGGAAGGAGAAAGGAGGAGAAATGGCGGCGATTAGGAGTGCGCCAAAAAGAAGCGTCGTTTCAAAATCTCACTACTACCGTGGAAGTGGTGCACCTGTAAAACCAAGTAATGATAATAATTGTCACAGATGCGGAAGATCGCACAACCCACAGACATGTCCTGCGCGTACGTGGCAGTGTTTTACCTGCAAAAAGTACGGACATGTGTCGTCGTGTTGCAGGAGCAAAAATGTACATGGGCAGGATAGATCACTAACACACATAGCGCGGATCAATGTAATAAGTAGTCCAGAAGTGCGCGTGTTAAAAGTTAATGACACGGACATTGCGTTTGAAATTGATTGCGGCGCGTGTAATACAGTGATGCCGGAGAATTTATAtcgagaaaaattttcaaatctacaATTAGAAAAAACAGATTTAAGATTGATTACGGCATCTGGACAAAGATTAACACCGTTAGGAAAAATAACTGTTAATGTTATCGCGAGTAATAGAACGGTCAAGttagaaataacaataatccCGACAGAAAACAGAGGGAACCCTCTACTAGGCCGTGATGCGTTAGACATATTATTCCCtgattggagaaaaagttttagTTTAAACCAAATTGATGCGGATAAATGGCTAgtagaaatgaaagaaatgttCCCAAATCTAACAGATGGGAATCATAAACAAATGATAGAAGGATTTGAAGCTAGTTTAGTATTAAAACCAAATTGTACTCCAATATTTCACAAAGCTTACTCAGTGCCGTTTGCTCTAGTacaaaaagtagaaaacaacCTAGAGAAGTTAGTACAAGACGGTATACTTGTACCAACACGTACATCAGCGTGGGCGAGTCCTATAGTAGTAAGAGGAAAAAGTGATGGTTCGGTACGGATTTGTTTAGATGGAAAGGCaactataaataaatatctGACGGTAGAACATTATCCTTTACCGAAAATTGACGATATTTTAGCGAAAATTGCAAATTGGACAGTGTTTTGCAAAATAGATTTAACAGGAGCATATCTGCAAGTGAAGCTATCAGAACAATCGCAAAATATTTGTACCATAAATACCCATAAGGGGTTATACAAGTATACTAGAATGCCTTTTGGAGTACAATCAGCGCCTGCGATATTTCAAACGATTATCGATCAAATATTATTAAACACTCAAGGTATTGCGTATATGGATGACATATTGGTTGGcggtgaaaacgaaaaacaatgtAAAGAAAAATTATGCGAAGTGTTGAAAAGCCTAGAAAAGCACAATGTGAAGATAAACGAGAAAAAGTCGGAATTTTTCAAACCGGAGATTGAGTACCTAGGGTATAAAATATCGAGGAACGGAATAACAACAAATGAGTCGAAAGTTAAAGCAATAATTAAAGCTCCAGTACCATCAGATGTGATGCAATTGCAAGCGTTCTTAGGAATGATAAATTATTATAGCAGGTTTTTGCCAAATTTAGCAACAATATTAAGTCCAATGTATGAATTGCTACGCAAagacaaaaaatatgtatggTCAAATGAATGTCAGGCGTCATTcgaaaaaacgaaatcaatgTTGGTAGATAACAACATTTTAGTACCATTTGATCCTAAAAAGCCTGTTATATTAGCAGTTGATGCTAGTCCTTACGGATTAGGAGCAATATTGTCGCATGAAATTGATGGAGTagaaaaccaatatattttGCCTCAGCAACTCTCTCACAAGCGCAGAAAAACTATGCGCAGGTTCACAAAGAAGCGTTAGCGGTCGTTTTTGGTGTAAAAAAATTTCATAAGTACATCTACGGAATCAAGTTTAAACTAGTGACCGATAATTCGGGAGTAAAAGAAATATTCAATCCGTCAAGAACAACGTCGTCGATTGCAGTAGCTAGATTGAGTCGATGGGCAATGATATTAGCCGAATATGAATACACAATAGAGCATAGACCAGGCAAAAGCATGAGTCATGTAGATGCATTAAGTAGACTGCCATTAGAGGAAGGTTTAGAAATAGAAGAAGATTGCGCACAAGTAAATGCGATTTCGTCGTCCTCAATCATTGACATTGAGATGATTAGTCAATTCCAAAAGTCAGATGCAATATTGAAACAAGTATACCAACAAGTAAAACATGGTTGGGCGAAAAATGTCAAAGCGGAATTGAAAGATTATGCTAAAGT of the Anopheles coustani unplaced genomic scaffold, idAnoCousDA_361_x.2 U_55, whole genome shotgun sequence genome contains:
- the LOC131271151 gene encoding uncharacterized protein LOC131271151, with the translated sequence MGESIKEYLERMDIFFDVNEVESGKKTVMLLTLGGASLYSLISKMVLPEKPSSVPYEKLVIKLKEQLEQKVNVVAERFNFRNCIQKNQSVAEYIVELKALAQTCEFKCCLVEALRDQLVAGVRDDGLRKRLLRETGLTFEGAESIARTWEAADEQNEAFTRKEKGGEMAAIRSAPKRSVVSKSHYYRGSGAPVKPSNDNNCHRCGRSHNPQTCPARTWQCFTCKNLKKYLLDTRYKPLSLQRKLNQILFKYRNSPCTVTKVTPSERVFCYVPHTVTAKVNPIKGNERQMSTMEESRSQSKIVGNQVEYEEEESVFYRNHFKEHMRWIPAIVKKKISGLRYLISLNGIIRMVHKNQLRKNKNQMSSKDVIIPSE